A window of Acinetobacter sp. TR3 contains these coding sequences:
- the sdsA gene encoding All-trans-nonaprenyl-diphosphate synthase, with translation MVIDFKQDILSPVATDFAAMDHLINEGISSKVGLVMSVSKHVVEAGGKRMRPIMCLLAARACNIANMEQAQHLAAIIEMLHTATLVHDDVVDESNLRRGRPTANATWNNQTAVLVGDFLIARAFDLLVDLGNMTLLKDFSAGTCEIAEGEVLQLQSQHQPDTTEETYLRIIHGKTSRLFELATEGAAILAGTEEYREPLRRFAGHFGNAFQIIDDILDYTSDADTLGKNIGDDLMEGKPTLPLISALAHSTGDDHAIIRRSIATGGIEHLDKVIEIVHNSGGLDYCQKRAQQETDAALEALKALPDNEYRQALINLTLMALHRLQ, from the coding sequence ATGGTTATCGATTTCAAGCAAGACATTCTCTCCCCTGTTGCGACAGATTTTGCTGCGATGGATCACCTTATCAATGAAGGTATAAGTTCTAAAGTTGGTCTTGTTATGTCTGTCAGTAAACATGTCGTTGAAGCTGGCGGTAAACGCATGCGCCCAATCATGTGCTTACTTGCCGCTCGTGCTTGTAATATCGCAAATATGGAACAAGCTCAACACTTAGCTGCCATTATCGAAATGCTGCATACAGCGACCTTGGTGCATGATGATGTCGTTGATGAATCCAACTTACGCCGTGGTCGCCCAACCGCAAATGCCACTTGGAATAACCAAACTGCGGTTTTAGTCGGTGACTTTTTAATTGCACGTGCTTTTGATTTATTGGTCGACCTCGGCAACATGACTTTATTGAAAGATTTCTCAGCTGGAACATGTGAAATTGCTGAAGGTGAAGTCCTTCAACTACAATCACAACATCAACCTGATACCACTGAAGAAACCTATCTCAGAATTATTCACGGTAAAACTTCGCGTTTATTTGAGCTTGCAACAGAAGGTGCAGCAATTTTAGCTGGCACTGAAGAATATCGAGAGCCTTTGCGTCGTTTTGCTGGTCATTTTGGTAATGCCTTCCAAATTATTGATGATATTTTGGACTACACCTCTGATGCCGACACATTAGGTAAAAATATTGGTGATGATTTAATGGAAGGTAAACCGACTTTACCGTTAATTTCAGCATTAGCTCATTCAACTGGAGATGATCATGCGATTATTCGTCGCAGTATCGCGACAGGTGGTATCGAGCATTTGGACAAAGTCATTGAAATTGTTCACAACTCAGGCGGCTTAGACTACTGTCAAAAACGTGCCCAACAAGAAACGGATGCAGCTTTAGAAGCGCTTAAAGCGCTACCAGATAATGAATATCGCCAAGCACTGATTAATTTGACCTTAATGGCCTTACATCGACTTCAATAA
- a CDS encoding phosphatase PAP2 family protein, giving the protein MPYLLLCIGCFFLGLGVIGFIFPNTSNLDLFSVQAFFEHRSLMLNNVTILLSLLGGMPFLLFLTTFLCLYQTWIKNYKNVIFITLSVGGSIVIGWLLKWSIDRPRPLEFYHLVQSYGASFPSAHSLYAATLASLMMLLLQQHKYRTSVILVSTLWFIFMGISRVYAGVHFPTDVLTGWGIGLIWTSLLWFWLYQSNFSNNLFLDKKSKLRWNNDVG; this is encoded by the coding sequence ATGCCGTACCTACTGCTTTGTATTGGTTGCTTTTTTTTAGGATTGGGTGTGATTGGGTTCATTTTTCCAAACACATCAAATCTAGACCTTTTTAGTGTTCAAGCTTTTTTTGAACACCGTTCATTGATGCTTAACAACGTGACAATTCTACTTTCTCTGTTAGGTGGGATGCCATTTTTATTATTTTTAACCACTTTTTTGTGTCTTTATCAAACTTGGATTAAAAACTATAAGAATGTGATTTTTATCACTTTGAGTGTGGGTGGAAGTATTGTGATTGGTTGGCTTCTGAAATGGAGTATTGATCGACCAAGACCCTTGGAGTTTTATCACTTAGTTCAAAGCTATGGCGCATCATTCCCAAGTGCCCATAGCCTTTATGCAGCAACCCTTGCGAGTTTAATGATGTTATTGCTTCAGCAACATAAATATCGCACGAGTGTCATTTTAGTATCTACGTTATGGTTTATTTTCATGGGGATATCTAGAGTTTACGCGGGGGTTCACTTTCCGACTGACGTACTTACGGGTTGGGGAATTGGATTGATTTGGACTTCATTGCTTTGGTTTTGGCTGTATCAAAGCAATTTCAGCAATAATTTGTTTTTAGATAAGAAATCTAAATTGAGGTGGAATAATGATGTCGGCTAA
- the adeJ gene encoding multidrug efflux RND transporter permease subunit AdeJ — MAQFFIHRPIFAWVIALVIMLAGILTLTKMPVAQYPTIAPPTVTISATYPGASAETVENTVTQIIEQQMNGLDGLRYISSNSAGNGQASINLNFEQGIDPDIAQVQVQNKLQSATALLPEDVQRQGVRVTKSGASFMQVVAFYSPDGSLTGSDIKDYVNSNISEPLSRVAGVGEVTVFGGSYAMRIWLDPAKLTSFNLTPSDVAAAIRSQNAQVAVGQLGGAPAVQGQILNATVNAQSMLQTPEQFKNIFLKNTAAGAQVRLSDVARVELGSDNYQFDSKFNGNPAGGVAIKLATGANALDTAKAVEKRLSELRNNYPTGLKDKLAYDTTPFVKLSIESVVHTLIEAVILVFIVMFLFLQNWRATIIPTLAVPVVVLGTFAVINIFGFSINTLTMFAMVLAIGLLVDDAIVVVENVERVMQEEHLEPVPATEKSMSQISGALIGITSVLTAVFVPMAFFGGTTGVIYRQFSITLVTAMILSLIVALTFTPALCATLLKQHDPNKPESNNIFARFFRWFNRSFDKLSVKYQGGVNRMTHHKIFSGIIYIVVIAGLVGLYKVLPSSFLPEEDQGVVMTLVQLPPSASLERTDKVITTMTDYFLHKEKDHVDSIFTVSGFSFTGVGQNAGLAFIKLKDWSERTTPKSQIGAIIQRGMALNMIVKDASYIMPLQLPAMPELGVSSGFNIQLKDVSGQGHEKLIAARNAILGMASQDKRLAGVRPNGQEDTPQYKITVDQAQAGAMGVSISDINSTMSMAWGGSYINDFVDRGRVKKVYVQGEADTRMMPEDLNKWYVRNNKGQMVPFSAFAKGEWTYGSPRLERYNGVSSVNIQGTPAQGVSSGDAMLAMEEIIGKLPSMGLQGFDYEWTGLSLEERDSGNQTLPLLILSLLIVFLCLSALYESWAIPISVLLVVPLGIIGAFTLTWLGMVIKGDPNLSFNIYFQVAIVAVIGLSAKNAILIVEFAKELQEQGEDLFDATLHAAKMRLRPIIMTTLAFGFGVLPLALASGAGAGSQHSVGYGVLGGVISSTLLGIFFIPVFFVWIRSIFKYKPKTLNTQEH, encoded by the coding sequence ATGGCTCAATTTTTTATCCATCGCCCGATTTTTGCATGGGTGATTGCGCTGGTCATTATGTTGGCGGGTATCCTTACGCTGACAAAAATGCCCGTTGCGCAATATCCAACAATTGCTCCCCCCACGGTAACGATTTCCGCAACTTATCCTGGGGCATCTGCTGAAACAGTTGAAAATACAGTTACCCAAATCATCGAACAACAAATGAATGGTTTGGATGGCTTACGTTATATTTCTTCAAACAGTGCAGGTAATGGTCAAGCATCTATCAATTTAAACTTTGAACAAGGTATTGATCCAGATATTGCTCAAGTTCAAGTTCAAAACAAACTTCAATCAGCTACAGCACTATTACCTGAAGATGTACAACGTCAAGGGGTACGAGTGACTAAGTCTGGTGCAAGTTTTATGCAAGTTGTTGCATTTTACTCGCCAGATGGCAGCTTAACTGGATCAGATATTAAAGACTATGTAAACTCAAACATCTCTGAACCACTTAGTCGTGTTGCAGGTGTCGGTGAAGTCACTGTATTTGGTGGTTCTTATGCAATGCGTATCTGGTTAGATCCAGCGAAACTGACTAGCTTTAATCTCACACCTTCAGATGTTGCTGCGGCTATACGTTCACAAAACGCTCAAGTTGCAGTAGGTCAATTAGGTGGTGCTCCAGCAGTTCAGGGTCAAATTTTAAATGCGACTGTCAATGCACAAAGTATGTTGCAAACACCTGAACAGTTTAAAAACATTTTCCTGAAAAATACGGCTGCTGGCGCACAAGTTCGCTTGAGTGATGTGGCACGTGTTGAATTAGGCTCGGATAATTATCAATTCGATTCTAAGTTTAATGGTAATCCTGCAGGTGGTGTTGCAATCAAACTTGCAACAGGAGCAAATGCACTTGATACAGCAAAAGCTGTTGAGAAACGTTTATCAGAGCTTCGTAATAACTATCCAACAGGTTTAAAAGACAAACTTGCGTATGACACAACACCCTTTGTTAAACTTTCGATTGAAAGTGTAGTTCATACGCTGATTGAAGCAGTTATTCTTGTATTTATTGTGATGTTCCTGTTCTTACAGAACTGGCGCGCAACCATTATTCCAACGCTTGCTGTACCCGTGGTGGTATTGGGAACATTTGCCGTAATTAATATCTTTGGCTTTTCGATCAATACGCTCACCATGTTCGCAATGGTACTTGCCATCGGTCTATTAGTTGATGATGCGATTGTCGTCGTCGAGAACGTCGAACGCGTCATGCAAGAAGAGCATTTAGAACCTGTACCTGCAACTGAAAAGTCAATGAGTCAGATTTCTGGTGCTTTGATTGGTATTACCAGTGTATTAACAGCGGTATTCGTACCAATGGCATTTTTTGGTGGTACAACTGGGGTTATTTATCGCCAGTTCTCAATCACTTTAGTCACTGCAATGATTTTATCTTTAATCGTTGCATTAACCTTTACCCCTGCCCTTTGTGCAACGTTGTTAAAACAACACGATCCAAACAAGCCAGAAAGCAACAATATTTTTGCACGCTTCTTCCGTTGGTTTAACCGTAGCTTCGATAAACTATCAGTGAAATATCAAGGTGGTGTCAATCGTATGACACACCATAAGATTTTCTCTGGGATCATTTATATCGTAGTGATTGCTGGTTTGGTTGGTCTATACAAAGTGTTGCCATCTTCTTTCTTACCAGAAGAAGACCAAGGCGTAGTTATGACTTTAGTTCAGTTGCCGCCAAGCGCTAGCTTAGAACGTACTGATAAAGTTATTACCACAATGACCGATTACTTCCTGCATAAGGAAAAAGATCATGTTGATTCGATCTTTACCGTTTCTGGTTTCTCGTTCACTGGGGTCGGTCAAAATGCGGGTCTCGCCTTCATTAAATTGAAGGACTGGAGCGAACGTACCACACCTAAATCACAAATTGGTGCGATTATTCAGCGTGGTATGGCACTCAATATGATTGTAAAAGATGCTTCTTACATCATGCCATTACAATTGCCTGCTATGCCAGAATTAGGCGTATCATCAGGATTTAATATCCAGTTGAAAGATGTCAGTGGTCAAGGCCATGAAAAACTGATTGCGGCAAGAAATGCAATTTTAGGTATGGCATCACAAGACAAACGTCTTGCAGGTGTTCGTCCGAACGGTCAAGAAGATACACCTCAATACAAAATCACTGTTGATCAAGCGCAAGCTGGCGCAATGGGTGTCAGTATTAGTGATATTAACAGCACCATGAGCATGGCTTGGGGTGGCTCTTATATCAATGATTTCGTTGACCGTGGTCGTGTCAAAAAAGTTTATGTCCAAGGTGAAGCAGATACTCGCATGATGCCCGAAGACCTAAACAAATGGTATGTACGCAATAACAAAGGTCAAATGGTTCCATTCTCAGCATTTGCTAAAGGCGAATGGACGTATGGTTCACCACGTTTAGAACGTTATAACGGCGTATCATCTGTCAACATTCAAGGTACACCTGCACAAGGTGTCAGCTCTGGTGATGCAATGTTGGCAATGGAAGAAATCATTGGAAAGTTACCATCAATGGGCTTACAAGGTTTCGACTATGAATGGACAGGTTTATCTTTAGAAGAACGTGATTCTGGTAATCAGACACTTCCTTTACTGATTCTTTCGTTATTGATCGTCTTCCTATGTCTTTCTGCATTATATGAAAGTTGGGCGATTCCAATTTCTGTATTGTTAGTTGTACCTTTAGGTATTATCGGTGCCTTTACATTGACATGGTTGGGTATGGTGATTAAGGGCGATCCAAACCTGTCCTTTAATATTTACTTCCAAGTCGCGATCGTAGCAGTCATAGGTCTTTCTGCCAAAAATGCAATTTTAATTGTAGAATTTGCTAAAGAATTGCAGGAGCAAGGTGAAGATCTATTTGATGCAACCTTACATGCTGCAAAAATGCGTTTACGTCCAATTATCATGACTACACTTGCTTTTGGTTTTGGTGTTTTACCATTAGCGTTAGCAAGCGGTGCTGGTGCTGGTAGTCAGCACTCAGTCGGTTATGGTGTACTTGGTGGTGTAATTTCTTCAACACTTTTAGGTATCTTCTTCATCCCTGTGTTCTTCGTGTGGATTCGTAGTATCTTTAAGTACAAACCTAAAACTTTAAATACTCAGGAGCATTGA
- the lolA gene encoding outer membrane lipoprotein chaperone LolA: MNFVKKIAYATTLSVATLAPVVSSQVFAAPVAASTQQATNSLVQQLSGLQRFTADFEQSTKVAASNKAVQKKGLTAQHMNQTFKGSMKVERPGKFYWETTSPAKQTIVTTGKVVWIYDPDLQQAVRQSLDDQIANTPALLLSGNTNQIMQSYRVTQPDRSKLYYTLYPKQEDGAFQSLTISFGANKAPNLMVLQDSLGQTTNVRFTNVKVNPTIPASVFNFTPPKGTDIIDQ; encoded by the coding sequence ATGAATTTCGTAAAAAAAATCGCTTATGCAACAACTTTAAGTGTAGCTACACTTGCTCCTGTTGTGAGTAGTCAGGTATTTGCTGCACCCGTGGCTGCATCGACTCAGCAGGCGACGAATAGTTTGGTTCAACAACTCTCTGGCTTACAAAGATTCACAGCAGATTTTGAACAAAGTACCAAAGTAGCTGCGAGTAATAAAGCAGTTCAGAAAAAAGGTTTAACTGCACAACATATGAACCAGACTTTTAAAGGTTCAATGAAAGTTGAACGACCTGGAAAGTTTTATTGGGAAACCACAAGTCCTGCTAAACAAACGATTGTGACTACAGGTAAAGTAGTCTGGATTTATGATCCTGATCTTCAACAAGCAGTACGTCAAAGTTTGGATGATCAAATTGCGAATACCCCAGCGCTTTTACTGTCTGGGAATACCAATCAGATTATGCAATCTTATCGCGTAACGCAGCCTGATCGTAGTAAGCTTTATTATACTTTGTATCCAAAACAAGAGGATGGAGCATTCCAAAGTTTAACGATTAGTTTTGGTGCAAATAAGGCACCTAACTTAATGGTCTTGCAAGATTCTTTAGGTCAAACAACGAATGTTCGCTTTACTAATGTAAAAGTTAATCCAACTATTCCTGCATCAGTATTTAATTTCACGCCACCGAAAGGTACGGATATTATTGATCAGTAA
- the rplU gene encoding 50S ribosomal protein L21 has product MYAVIQSGGKQHRVVEGETLKVELLKAETGSTITFDDVLMVVNGDSIQIGAPVVAGAKVTAEVVGHGRHDKIRIIKMRRRKHYRKQQGHRQWFTELKITGIAG; this is encoded by the coding sequence ATGTACGCAGTAATCCAAAGCGGTGGTAAACAGCACCGTGTTGTTGAGGGTGAAACCCTTAAAGTAGAATTGTTGAAAGCAGAAACTGGTTCAACTATTACGTTTGATGACGTATTGATGGTTGTTAACGGTGACAGCATTCAAATCGGTGCTCCAGTAGTAGCTGGCGCAAAAGTAACTGCAGAAGTAGTTGGCCATGGTCGTCACGACAAAATCCGCATCATCAAAATGCGTCGTCGTAAACACTACCGTAAGCAACAAGGTCACCGTCAATGGTTTACCGAGTTGAAAATTACTGGTATCGCAGGCTAA
- the rpmA gene encoding 50S ribosomal protein L27 translates to MATKKAGGSTKNGRDSNPKMLGVKVYGGQTVTAGNIIVRQRGTEFHAGANVGMGRDHTLFATADGVVKFEVKGQFGRRYVTVEA, encoded by the coding sequence ATGGCAACTAAAAAAGCCGGTGGATCGACGAAGAACGGTCGTGATTCGAATCCTAAGATGTTAGGTGTTAAAGTTTACGGTGGTCAAACTGTAACTGCTGGTAACATCATCGTTCGTCAACGTGGTACAGAATTCCACGCTGGTGCAAATGTTGGTATGGGTCGTGACCATACTTTATTTGCTACTGCTGACGGCGTAGTAAAATTTGAAGTGAAAGGTCAATTTGGCCGTCGCTATGTAACTGTTGAAGCTTAA
- a CDS encoding efflux RND transporter periplasmic adaptor subunit: MMSAKLWAPALTACALATSIALVGCSKDPKNAQQTAAAQKMPPPEVGVIVAQPQSVEQNVELSGRTSAYQISEVRPQTGGVILKRLFAEGSYVQAGQALYEIDANTNRATADSARATLLRQQANLNALRVKEGRYRQLVGTNAVSKQEYDDINAQVQLAEADVAASQAALKNAEINLGYSTVRAPISGQSSRSSVTSGALVTANQADPLVTIQQLDPIYVDINQSSAELLRLRQQLSKGSLDNSNNTRVKITLEDGSDYPLEGQLAFSGASVNPETGTVTLRAVFPNPNHLLLPGMYATAKISQAVLPNAYLIPQAAVTRLPTGQAIALIVNAKGAIETRPITTVGVKGQDWIVTEGLKVGDKVVVDGVAKVKEGQEVSAKPYQPQAKAQQDQNAAPQASEQKQVNSPKAEQKATSQA, encoded by the coding sequence ATGATGTCGGCTAAGCTTTGGGCACCTGCCCTGACTGCTTGCGCATTAGCAACAAGCATTGCGCTTGTTGGTTGTAGCAAAGATCCTAAAAATGCACAGCAAACTGCTGCTGCACAAAAAATGCCACCTCCAGAAGTCGGTGTCATCGTTGCACAACCACAAAGCGTTGAACAAAACGTTGAACTTTCGGGTCGAACATCTGCATATCAAATTTCAGAAGTTCGTCCACAAACAGGCGGTGTCATTTTAAAGCGTTTATTTGCTGAAGGCAGTTATGTACAAGCAGGTCAAGCACTCTATGAAATTGATGCGAATACAAATCGTGCAACTGCTGATAGTGCTCGAGCAACTTTATTGCGTCAGCAAGCAAATCTAAATGCGCTACGTGTGAAAGAAGGTCGTTATCGTCAATTGGTTGGAACTAATGCTGTTTCTAAACAAGAATATGATGATATCAATGCTCAAGTTCAACTCGCTGAAGCAGATGTCGCAGCATCACAAGCAGCGCTTAAAAATGCTGAAATTAATTTAGGTTACTCAACTGTTCGAGCACCTATTTCAGGACAATCGAGTCGTTCATCAGTTACCTCTGGTGCTTTAGTTACAGCAAATCAAGCAGATCCATTAGTGACAATTCAACAACTTGACCCAATCTATGTTGATATCAATCAATCAAGTGCTGAACTATTGCGTCTGCGCCAGCAACTTAGCAAAGGTAGTTTAGACAATAGCAACAATACTCGGGTCAAAATTACACTTGAAGATGGTTCAGATTATCCATTAGAAGGACAACTTGCATTCTCTGGCGCTAGTGTTAACCCAGAAACTGGTACAGTGACTTTACGTGCGGTATTCCCAAACCCAAATCATCTGTTATTACCAGGTATGTATGCAACTGCAAAAATTTCTCAAGCAGTTCTACCGAATGCTTACTTGATTCCTCAAGCGGCTGTAACACGTTTACCAACAGGTCAAGCAATCGCACTGATCGTAAATGCGAAAGGTGCAATTGAAACTCGCCCTATCACAACAGTCGGCGTAAAAGGTCAAGATTGGATTGTGACTGAAGGCCTAAAAGTTGGTGATAAAGTTGTAGTCGATGGCGTTGCTAAGGTCAAAGAAGGGCAGGAAGTTTCTGCTAAGCCTTATCAACCACAAGCAAAAGCACAACAAGATCAGAATGCTGCTCCTCAGGCAAGCGAACAAAAGCAAGTCAATTCACCAAAAGCTGAACAAAAAGCTACTTCACAAGCTTAA
- a CDS encoding pirin family protein codes for MKSLAFIHRNDTRFAIGDFYPALSVFSYQELGNTTSPFLLLDHLGPGILEPKSNKKGVHEHPHRGFETVTFVFAGELEHQDSIGHRGIIKQGDVQWMTAASGVQHIEHFSPEFREQGGYFEMVQLWVNLPAKDKMSRPRYQSLSNNTIPKILLEHDAGYVRIVAGQFENIQGIAQTFSPMNVFDVHLNKGHQIILPAAHGDTTLVYLRRGKAQFAEDEDLLEEQAIAMMSSFETDVSITALENCDILFLSAPPLQEPVNGHGFFVMNSYEEILQAYEDLKMGVFGKY; via the coding sequence ATGAAAAGCCTTGCCTTTATTCACCGTAATGATACCCGCTTTGCCATCGGTGACTTTTATCCTGCTCTTTCCGTATTTTCCTATCAAGAGTTAGGTAATACTACTTCACCTTTTTTACTCTTAGATCATCTTGGCCCTGGTATTTTAGAACCTAAAAGTAATAAAAAAGGTGTCCACGAACACCCTCATCGTGGTTTTGAAACCGTGACCTTCGTTTTTGCTGGGGAATTAGAGCATCAAGATTCAATTGGGCATAGGGGGATTATTAAACAAGGTGATGTGCAGTGGATGACAGCTGCCTCTGGAGTACAGCATATTGAACATTTCAGCCCAGAGTTCAGAGAGCAAGGCGGCTATTTTGAAATGGTGCAATTATGGGTCAATTTACCCGCTAAAGATAAAATGTCACGCCCTCGCTATCAAAGCTTATCGAATAATACGATTCCAAAAATATTATTAGAACACGATGCTGGTTATGTGCGTATTGTTGCAGGGCAATTTGAAAATATTCAAGGTATTGCTCAAACCTTTAGTCCAATGAATGTGTTTGATGTTCATTTAAATAAAGGACATCAAATTATTCTGCCAGCAGCTCATGGAGATACAACATTAGTTTATTTACGTCGCGGTAAGGCGCAATTTGCTGAAGATGAAGACCTTTTAGAGGAACAAGCCATCGCGATGATGTCTAGTTTTGAGACCGATGTTTCAATCACCGCTTTAGAAAATTGCGACATCTTATTTCTATCTGCTCCACCTTTACAGGAACCTGTTAATGGGCATGGTTTTTTCGTAATGAATAGTTATGAAGAAATTCTACAAGCCTATGAAGACTTAAAAATGGGTGTGTTTGGCAAGTACTGA
- a CDS encoding site-specific recombinase: MHLTLSDLFLKMQEQLDQNQAVLDENIIIELINCLRPKNPKDADEVKQQIQGFIKILLLTPTSALLLQNFLLKLISQYKQISLYADSGILSLDGFWNQLSQRLGAHFLPLVEDGQQLKTLIRKVFHQETDSQWLDLIENQDWITLFNLLAENQSNTIEKQISKNELIKAITVLSYRISGIGLYPEFINAQPDIIEYESPFLVQNREIVEFIEKYKKQIDDQDAVVVMPPPDASQAFVMLDQCREVVLKIRRATKRIGVSVSLTYLLSLLEQAIDRIELLLSLLASKNEVRYLALGELLTDLTKAHYDEKSVRHLLSSTSELIALQVTENASKTGEHYVSTDKAGFLGMYKAAAGAGAIIATMATLKILTARLVLAPFTHAFLYSMNYALGFMLIHVLHFTVATKQPAMTAAALAATVQHQKGSKTAQIAELAALIINIIRTQFIAILGNISIAIPVAALITFLWQYNLHEPLLSSTKATKTLHDLNPFTSLAVPHAAIAGICLFFSGLLAGYFDNLAIYRKVGPRLKQHQRLKRWMGQQRLDKFANYIETNLGALAGNFLFGIMLGSMGTIGFILGLPLDIRHIAFASANFIQGLMTIGSPDIGLIIVSFLGVMLIGLTNLFVSFTLTIIVALRARRVRFAQWKPLAKLVMTHFLTRPSDFFWPPSQPVHLEEQNKTEQKMRH; the protein is encoded by the coding sequence ATGCATTTAACTTTATCTGATTTATTTTTAAAAATGCAGGAACAGCTTGATCAAAACCAAGCTGTTTTAGATGAAAATATTATCATCGAATTAATTAACTGCTTACGACCAAAGAATCCAAAGGATGCGGACGAAGTTAAACAACAGATTCAGGGCTTCATCAAAATATTATTATTGACGCCGACGTCTGCACTCCTATTACAAAATTTCTTACTCAAACTGATTAGCCAATACAAACAGATTAGCTTGTATGCTGATAGTGGTATTCTTTCATTAGATGGCTTTTGGAATCAGCTGAGTCAACGCCTTGGCGCGCACTTTCTTCCATTGGTTGAAGATGGTCAGCAGTTAAAGACTCTTATTAGGAAAGTATTTCACCAAGAAACAGATAGTCAATGGCTTGATCTGATTGAGAATCAAGACTGGATCACTTTATTTAATCTGTTAGCCGAAAACCAAAGTAATACGATTGAAAAACAAATTTCTAAAAATGAGTTAATCAAAGCGATTACCGTTTTGTCTTATCGAATCAGCGGTATAGGTTTATATCCTGAATTTATTAATGCTCAGCCAGATATTATTGAATATGAATCTCCATTCTTAGTTCAAAATCGAGAAATTGTTGAGTTCATCGAAAAATATAAAAAACAAATTGATGATCAAGATGCTGTTGTTGTAATGCCACCACCTGATGCATCTCAGGCATTCGTGATGCTAGATCAATGTCGTGAAGTCGTGCTCAAAATTCGCCGTGCAACTAAACGTATTGGTGTGAGTGTTAGCTTAACCTATTTATTGTCTCTACTTGAGCAAGCAATTGATCGTATTGAACTTTTATTGAGCTTATTGGCAAGTAAAAATGAGGTACGCTATCTTGCACTGGGTGAATTACTCACTGACTTAACCAAAGCACATTATGATGAAAAAAGTGTTCGTCATTTACTCAGTTCAACCAGTGAACTGATTGCATTACAGGTCACTGAAAATGCGAGTAAAACAGGTGAACATTATGTAAGCACTGATAAAGCTGGCTTTTTGGGTATGTATAAAGCAGCAGCTGGTGCTGGTGCAATTATCGCAACGATGGCCACTTTAAAGATTTTGACTGCTCGTTTAGTGCTCGCACCTTTTACACATGCATTTTTATATAGTATGAATTATGCATTAGGCTTCATGCTTATCCATGTCTTACACTTTACCGTTGCGACTAAGCAACCCGCGATGACAGCGGCAGCACTTGCTGCAACAGTACAACATCAGAAAGGCAGTAAAACAGCTCAAATTGCTGAATTGGCTGCTCTGATTATCAACATTATTCGAACTCAATTTATTGCTATCCTCGGTAACATTTCGATTGCTATACCAGTAGCAGCTTTAATTACTTTTTTATGGCAATACAATCTACATGAACCTTTGCTTTCATCAACAAAAGCAACCAAAACCTTACATGATCTAAATCCGTTTACTTCGTTAGCTGTACCCCATGCTGCAATTGCTGGAATATGCTTATTTTTCTCAGGACTACTTGCAGGCTACTTCGATAATTTGGCGATCTACCGAAAGGTTGGTCCTCGCTTAAAACAACACCAGCGTTTGAAACGCTGGATGGGACAACAGCGTTTAGATAAATTTGCCAATTATATTGAAACCAATCTTGGGGCTTTGGCTGGTAATTTTCTTTTTGGCATCATGCTTGGCAGTATGGGGACGATTGGTTTTATTCTTGGTTTACCTTTAGATATTCGACATATTGCCTTTGCCTCTGCCAATTTTATTCAAGGTCTTATGACCATCGGCAGCCCTGATATTGGTTTAATCATCGTGTCTTTTTTAGGGGTTATGCTAATCGGCCTAACTAACTTATTTGTCAGCTTTACCTTGACAATTATTGTTGCACTTCGTGCCCGCCGCGTCCGCTTCGCTCAATGGAAACCACTTGCAAAATTAGTGATGACTCATTTCTTAACTCGGCCAAGTGACTTTTTTTGGCCCCCTAGTCAACCTGTACACTTAGAAGAACAAAATAAAACTGAGCAAAAAATGAGACATTAA